From a region of the Paenibacillus sp. R14(2021) genome:
- a CDS encoding YbfB/YjiJ family MFS transporter, translating into MNTRTLLVLLGGITALMVVMGIGRFAFTPILPLMIDHLLFSAAGAGYLAASNNLGYLIGALVLTLIQVRSRSMLLLAGLVVSIATTWGMGELHSLPAWLVIRFLSGVASAVVFVIVSSIVLDRISARQAGIFYGGVGAGILLTGIAVPLLARNGDWSDVWKGLGVVSLLLGLTAWFSLRERRTTLKKAVSTPQGYNPAAVRRVLLWLMIAYGLEGLGYIVTGTYLVAFAKTVSSIPNIASLSWVLVGLAAAPSCFGWSMLASRWGKKWTLTFSMLLQSAGIAIPVLLPSTTGVVAGALLFGVTFMGITTLSVSYAKELYPQNNRKIIGLLTSLFGLGQMIGPVIAGLLIAGNGSYLTALIGAACIVFIGAVSLPLGIGRSDHRNEALR; encoded by the coding sequence ATGAATACACGGACGCTGCTCGTTTTGCTGGGTGGAATAACGGCATTAATGGTTGTAATGGGAATCGGAAGGTTCGCCTTTACGCCTATTCTGCCGCTCATGATCGACCACCTGTTATTCTCTGCGGCGGGTGCGGGCTATTTGGCCGCAAGCAATAATTTAGGGTATTTAATCGGTGCGCTAGTCCTGACGCTGATCCAGGTTAGAAGCCGTTCCATGCTGCTGCTCGCGGGGTTAGTCGTCAGCATTGCAACCACATGGGGCATGGGGGAGCTGCACAGCCTTCCTGCCTGGCTCGTGATCCGGTTCTTGTCGGGCGTCGCCAGCGCGGTCGTATTTGTTATCGTGTCCAGCATCGTGCTGGACCGTATATCGGCGCGCCAAGCCGGCATATTCTATGGGGGCGTGGGAGCGGGCATTCTGCTGACCGGGATTGCCGTTCCGCTGCTTGCGCGAAACGGCGACTGGAGCGATGTGTGGAAGGGACTAGGTGTGGTCAGTCTGCTCTTAGGGCTGACTGCCTGGTTTTCGTTACGAGAACGGCGAACAACGCTCAAGAAGGCAGTAAGCACGCCCCAAGGATATAACCCTGCGGCAGTTCGCAGGGTCCTGCTGTGGCTCATGATTGCCTATGGATTGGAAGGCTTGGGCTACATTGTGACCGGGACTTATCTGGTCGCTTTCGCCAAGACGGTATCGAGCATTCCTAATATAGCATCACTTAGCTGGGTGCTGGTTGGTCTAGCCGCGGCGCCTTCATGCTTCGGATGGTCGATGCTGGCTTCCCGTTGGGGGAAGAAATGGACATTGACCTTCTCCATGCTGCTGCAGTCCGCAGGCATTGCAATTCCGGTGCTTCTTCCATCTACAACAGGCGTAGTCGCAGGCGCGCTGCTGTTCGGCGTCACGTTCATGGGCATAACGACGCTGTCTGTTTCGTATGCCAAGGAATTATATCCGCAGAATAATCGCAAGATCATTGGCCTATTGACCAGCCTCTTCGGCTTAGGACAGATGATTGGACCGGTTATTGCTGGCCTCCTGATTGCGGGTAACGGCAGCTACCTGACCGCGCTAATCGGAGCGGCGTGTATCGTCTTCATAGGGGCGGTCAGCCTGCCGCTGGGCATTGGACGATCAGATCATCGGAATGAGGCATTACGGTGA
- a CDS encoding DsbA family oxidoreductase produces the protein MKNVTVDVYMDTSCPWCRMGMTSLQSALEQLPEGMEVTVRNHAYQINPDIRLEGEDYRKVMTGRLGGPAQFEARMKQYNDTGAHFGLTYNTDLIKYTPNTVLSHQLIAIAPAELQDQLIASIYEAYFEQGINIGSVDELVKIGVAVGVSEDAAELKARLLNGEGVEQVEAGQRSAQKLGVRGVPFFVINEKQSLSGLQSPQDFLKAFGTH, from the coding sequence ATGAAGAACGTCACTGTAGATGTATATATGGATACCAGCTGCCCTTGGTGCCGCATGGGCATGACCAGCCTGCAGTCGGCTCTCGAGCAGCTGCCTGAAGGCATGGAGGTAACGGTTCGCAACCATGCGTATCAAATTAACCCCGACATTCGCCTCGAAGGAGAAGATTATCGGAAGGTGATGACAGGCAGATTAGGCGGACCCGCTCAATTCGAAGCAAGAATGAAGCAGTATAACGATACAGGCGCTCATTTCGGCTTGACGTATAATACGGATCTCATCAAATATACGCCCAATACGGTCTTATCCCATCAATTAATCGCGATTGCGCCTGCCGAGCTGCAGGATCAACTGATTGCGAGCATTTATGAGGCGTATTTCGAACAAGGAATCAATATCGGCAGCGTGGACGAGCTTGTGAAAATAGGCGTCGCGGTCGGTGTGAGTGAAGATGCCGCAGAACTCAAAGCACGTTTGCTTAACGGCGAAGGCGTGGAACAAGTCGAAGCGGGACAGCGCAGCGCGCAGAAGCTGGGCGTGAGAGGCGTGCCGTTCTTCGTCATCAACGAGAAACAAAGCCTGTCCGGCTTGCAGTCGCCGCAGGATTTTTTGAAAGCTTTTGGAACTCACTAA
- a CDS encoding NAD(P)H-dependent oxidoreductase, with product MKTLVIVTHPNIETSTWNKAWVEELKKHGDITVHELYKAYPDQNIDVAKEQQLVEAHDRIIFQFPLFWYNTPAFLKKWFDEVLQYGWAFGPEGTKTAGKQFGAAISTYGTAESYTAAGFNRFTLEEILRPIEASVKYISASYLPHFSVSDSSNAAEDRVKQSAVDYVRHITTVQPVQQ from the coding sequence ATGAAAACACTCGTAATCGTAACGCATCCGAACATCGAAACATCGACATGGAACAAAGCATGGGTTGAAGAATTGAAGAAGCATGGCGATATCACGGTTCACGAACTGTACAAAGCATATCCGGATCAAAACATCGATGTTGCGAAAGAGCAGCAATTGGTTGAAGCGCATGACCGCATTATCTTCCAATTCCCGCTGTTCTGGTACAACACGCCGGCTTTCTTGAAGAAATGGTTCGATGAGGTCCTGCAATACGGCTGGGCGTTCGGTCCGGAAGGCACGAAAACAGCAGGCAAGCAATTCGGCGCTGCCATCTCCACGTACGGTACGGCTGAATCGTATACAGCAGCAGGCTTCAACCGCTTCACGCTGGAAGAAATTCTGCGTCCGATTGAAGCAAGCGTGAAATACATCAGCGCTTCCTACCTGCCGCACTTCTCGGTGAGCGATTCCTCCAATGCAGCGGAAGATCGCGTGAAACAAAGCGCGGTTGACTACGTGCGCCATATCACGACCGTACAACCGGTGCAACAATGA
- a CDS encoding NAD(P)H-dependent oxidoreductase, with product MKTLVIVTHPNIETSTWNKAWVEELKKHGDITVHELYKAYPDQNIDVAKEQQLVEAHDRIIFQFPLFWYNTPAFLKKWFDEVLQYGWAFGPEGTKTAGKQFGAAISTYGTAESYTAAGFNRFTLEEILRPIEASVKYISASYLPHFSVSDSSNASEDRVKQSAVDYVRHITTVKPVQA from the coding sequence ATGAAAACACTCGTCATCGTTACACACCCGAACATCGAAACATCGACATGGAACAAAGCATGGGTTGAAGAATTGAAGAAGCATGGCGATATCACGGTTCACGAACTGTACAAAGCATATCCGGATCAAAACATCGATGTTGCGAAAGAGCAGCAATTGGTTGAAGCGCATGACCGCATTATCTTCCAATTCCCGCTGTTCTGGTACAACACGCCGGCTTTCTTGAAGAAATGGTTCGATGAGGTCCTGCAATACGGCTGGGCGTTCGGTCCGGAAGGCACGAAAACAGCAGGCAAGCAATTCGGCGCTGCCATCTCCACGTACGGTACGGCTGAATCGTATACAGCAGCAGGCTTCAACCGCTTCACGCTGGAAGAAATTTTGCGTCCGATCGAAGCAAGCGTGAAATACATCAGCGCTTCCTACCTGCCGCACTTCTCGGTGAGCGATTCCTCCAATGCATCGGAAGATCGCGTGAAACAAAGCGCGGTTGATTACGTGCGTCATATCACGACTGTAAAACCGGTGCAAGCATAA
- a CDS encoding NIPSNAP family protein yields MLYELRIYDVHPGKMQTIRDRFRDHVIALFAKHDMRITLFWEDAEEVNNRLYYVVEHDDMDARNLNYERFRADPEWIEVKRVSEQGGPIVKKQESIFMKNAAFFQASN; encoded by the coding sequence ATGCTGTACGAACTGCGTATTTACGATGTTCATCCAGGCAAGATGCAGACAATCCGGGATAGGTTTCGGGATCATGTCATTGCATTATTCGCAAAACACGATATGAGAATAACGCTGTTTTGGGAAGATGCAGAGGAAGTGAACAACCGTCTGTATTACGTCGTCGAGCACGACGATATGGATGCGCGCAATTTGAACTATGAGCGTTTCCGCGCTGATCCGGAATGGATTGAAGTGAAACGGGTCTCTGAGCAAGGCGGACCGATCGTTAAGAAGCAAGAGAGTATTTTTATGAAGAACGCCGCATTTTTCCAAGCAAGCAACTAA
- a CDS encoding NIPSNAP family protein, with protein MLYELRIYQVAPGRLQAILDRFNEDTIDLFAKHNMKVTNFWVDADESKDRLYYVLEHPDMAARERNFEAFMADPEWHKVIERTEQDGQLHESIEVVYMNKAAFFQG; from the coding sequence ATGCTGTATGAACTACGGATTTATCAAGTGGCGCCTGGGCGTTTGCAAGCCATTTTGGATCGTTTTAACGAGGATACGATTGATCTCTTTGCAAAGCATAACATGAAGGTAACGAATTTCTGGGTGGATGCAGATGAATCGAAGGATCGTTTGTACTATGTGCTTGAGCACCCCGATATGGCAGCTCGGGAGCGGAATTTCGAGGCGTTCATGGCCGATCCCGAATGGCATAAGGTTATTGAAAGAACCGAGCAGGACGGCCAGCTGCATGAGAGTATCGAGGTCGTGTATATGAACAAAGCAGCGTTTTTCCAAGGCTAA
- a CDS encoding SDR family NAD(P)-dependent oxidoreductase, translating to MNLQGKAVVITGGSSGIGKAAAIELVKRGANVVINGRGEQALAEAAREIDPTGAHVAYVAGDISDLKVAERLIGESIKRFGRIDTLLNNAGIFISKPFTEFTADDYESIMAVNVTGFFLVTQLALIEMQKAGSGHVINITASGGAEQSIKGMPAALTALTKGGLNSATKSLALEYSGTGIRVNAVAPGVTKTPMHAVENHSFLAGFQPIGQLGETEDIIDAILYLESAKFVTGEILHVDGGQSAGKW from the coding sequence ATGAACTTACAAGGCAAAGCAGTCGTTATTACAGGCGGAAGCAGCGGAATCGGTAAGGCAGCAGCAATTGAATTGGTTAAACGAGGCGCTAACGTCGTCATTAACGGCCGCGGTGAGCAAGCACTGGCAGAGGCAGCACGAGAAATCGATCCGACAGGTGCTCATGTTGCGTATGTTGCCGGCGATATTTCGGATTTGAAGGTTGCCGAACGTTTGATCGGCGAGTCGATTAAACGTTTTGGGCGAATCGATACGCTGCTGAACAACGCAGGTATTTTCATTTCGAAGCCGTTCACAGAATTCACTGCAGACGATTATGAATCGATTATGGCTGTCAATGTGACAGGTTTCTTCCTGGTTACTCAACTGGCGCTTATTGAAATGCAGAAGGCGGGTTCGGGGCATGTCATTAATATTACGGCCAGCGGCGGTGCCGAACAGTCCATTAAAGGGATGCCGGCCGCATTGACGGCACTGACCAAGGGCGGCTTGAACTCCGCAACGAAATCGCTTGCCCTTGAATATTCGGGTACAGGTATTCGCGTGAACGCTGTCGCACCTGGCGTTACCAAAACGCCGATGCATGCGGTGGAGAACCATTCGTTCTTGGCTGGATTCCAGCCGATCGGCCAGCTGGGAGAGACAGAGGATATCATCGATGCAATCCTTTATCTAGAATCCGCGAAGTTCGTAACTGGAGAAATTCTTCATGTGGATGGCGGGCAAAGCGCAGGTAAATGGTAA
- a CDS encoding TetR/AcrR family transcriptional regulator, with translation MNNNKNTAELILDTAQAIVQDVGFNGFSYAHIAEKVGIRTASIHYHFPNKEDLGEALIIRYRRQFEAMAEQFDAETENNLERLRKFILLYRGPVQDYCTCLGVMLSTDLSTLSGKAGEGVAELFKANLDWLERVLDEGRREGQLQFRGTADVQAHLFLAALQGGQLLAKSFRDASRYDRIAEGLLSALAV, from the coding sequence ATGAACAATAACAAGAACACAGCCGAGTTGATTTTGGATACTGCTCAGGCTATTGTGCAGGATGTTGGATTCAATGGATTCAGCTACGCGCACATCGCGGAGAAGGTCGGCATACGTACGGCCAGCATTCATTACCATTTCCCTAATAAGGAGGATTTGGGTGAAGCGCTGATCATTCGGTATCGCAGACAATTCGAGGCAATGGCCGAACAGTTTGATGCCGAGACGGAGAACAATTTGGAGAGGCTGCGCAAATTCATATTGCTGTACCGCGGCCCGGTCCAAGATTATTGTACTTGCTTAGGGGTCATGCTATCCACGGATCTGTCTACCTTATCGGGTAAAGCTGGGGAAGGGGTGGCCGAGTTATTCAAAGCTAACCTGGATTGGTTGGAACGTGTGCTGGACGAAGGACGGCGTGAAGGGCAATTGCAGTTTAGAGGCACTGCCGATGTGCAGGCCCATCTGTTTCTTGCAGCACTTCAAGGCGGGCAATTGCTTGCGAAGAGCTTCCGGGATGCCAGCAGGTATGATCGTATTGCCGAAGGTTTACTATCCGCTTTAGCTGTATAA
- a CDS encoding carbohydrate ABC transporter permease, producing the protein MANVQRSGTVNRKINKTIIYIVCIALSLLSILPFWIMFVNATRSTPEIQSGLSLLPSMHLMSNLHVLLDKSFDPIRGFMNSLLISTFATLCTVYFSSLAAYGLVTYNWKLRKPFFTFIMCVMMVPSQASAIGFYQFMYKLHWTNSFLPLILPAIAAPAVVFFMRQYLLATLSMEIVEASRVDGSGEFYTFNRIILPLMMPAVATQAIFAFVANWNNLFMPLILLTQKDKYTMPIMVSLLRGDIYKTEFGSIYMGLALTALPLFVVYFLLSRYIIAGVALGGVKE; encoded by the coding sequence ATGGCAAACGTTCAGAGAAGCGGAACCGTCAATCGAAAGATAAACAAAACGATCATTTATATCGTCTGCATTGCGTTGTCCTTACTCAGCATTCTTCCGTTTTGGATCATGTTCGTGAACGCAACGCGCTCCACGCCGGAAATTCAAAGCGGTCTCTCGCTGCTTCCATCCATGCACCTTATGAGCAACCTGCATGTGCTCCTCGACAAGAGCTTCGATCCCATTCGAGGGTTCATGAATTCGCTCCTTATTTCTACGTTTGCAACGCTCTGCACGGTCTATTTCTCCTCCTTGGCGGCCTATGGGCTTGTGACGTACAACTGGAAGCTGCGTAAGCCGTTCTTTACCTTCATTATGTGCGTGATGATGGTTCCATCCCAGGCAAGCGCAATCGGCTTCTATCAGTTCATGTACAAATTGCATTGGACCAACAGCTTCCTGCCGCTCATTCTGCCCGCGATCGCTGCGCCTGCGGTGGTGTTCTTCATGCGCCAATACCTGCTCGCAACGCTGTCGATGGAGATCGTGGAAGCATCGCGCGTGGACGGCTCCGGCGAATTCTACACATTCAACCGGATCATTCTGCCCTTGATGATGCCGGCAGTGGCAACGCAGGCGATTTTTGCCTTCGTGGCGAATTGGAACAACCTGTTCATGCCGCTGATCCTGCTGACGCAGAAGGATAAATATACGATGCCGATCATGGTCAGCCTGCTTCGCGGCGATATTTACAAGACGGAGTTCGGCTCCATCTATATGGGTCTGGCCTTGACGGCGCTGCCGCTGTTCGTGGTGTACTTCCTGTTATCCCGTTATATTATCGCTGGCGTAGCGCTGGGAGGCGTCAAAGAATAA
- a CDS encoding carbohydrate ABC transporter permease, whose product MRRKGVNYSKYGYIFTFPFVLAFLIFSLYPILYTAVIGFTDMKGLIPKPIHIMDNPFQNFKDLLFDNASFRKSLVNTGLLWMVNFVPQIVLALLLTAWFTNRRLNLKGQGVFKVLLYMPNIITASTIAVLFSTLFAYPMGPINSLFQMLGWSDAPIFFLQDKSTARGIVAFIQFWMWYGNTMIVLVAGVMGINPALFESAAIDGANGVQIFFRITLPSLRTILLFTLITSMIGGLTMFDIPQLFLAGGPDDSTLTTSMFIYGQAFKGSYMYNRAAAASMIMFVIAALLSGLLFYLMRDRDEARLKKAEKLKQRNGKAAQAAASEV is encoded by the coding sequence ATGCGCCGCAAAGGTGTCAATTATTCGAAATACGGTTACATTTTTACCTTCCCGTTCGTCCTAGCGTTTCTGATTTTCTCGCTGTATCCCATTCTATACACGGCAGTTATCGGGTTCACCGACATGAAGGGATTAATACCGAAACCGATTCATATCATGGATAACCCGTTCCAAAACTTTAAAGACCTTCTCTTCGACAACGCCTCGTTCAGGAAGTCCCTCGTTAACACGGGGCTGCTCTGGATGGTTAACTTCGTTCCTCAAATCGTTCTCGCGCTCTTGCTCACGGCCTGGTTCACGAATAGGCGCCTCAACTTGAAGGGTCAAGGCGTGTTCAAGGTTCTTCTCTATATGCCGAATATTATCACTGCGAGTACGATTGCCGTGCTGTTCAGCACGTTGTTTGCCTACCCGATGGGCCCTATTAACAGTTTGTTTCAAATGCTGGGATGGTCGGACGCTCCGATTTTCTTCCTTCAGGACAAGTCGACGGCGCGAGGCATTGTAGCGTTCATCCAGTTCTGGATGTGGTACGGCAACACCATGATCGTCCTAGTGGCAGGCGTTATGGGCATCAATCCCGCGCTCTTCGAGTCCGCGGCGATCGACGGCGCGAACGGGGTTCAAATCTTCTTCCGCATCACGCTGCCGAGCCTCCGTACGATCTTACTGTTCACGCTGATTACATCGATGATCGGCGGTCTGACCATGTTCGATATTCCGCAGCTATTCCTTGCTGGCGGTCCGGATGACTCTACGCTTACCACGTCCATGTTTATCTACGGGCAAGCGTTCAAGGGCAGCTATATGTATAATCGCGCTGCAGCGGCGAGCATGATCATGTTCGTAATCGCGGCGCTATTGTCGGGCTTGCTGTTCTACCTAATGCGCGACCGCGACGAGGCAAGATTGAAGAAAGCAGAGAAGTTGAAGCAAAGAAACGGAAAGGCTGCCCAAGCGGCCGCGAGTGAGGTGTAA
- a CDS encoding ABC transporter substrate-binding protein → MKRMKRGLVGISTLLVMSSALAACGSNSNSGSNSTNANTNANAASTNANTTTNTTQAANTNTEPAASGEKVTINLWSFTDEIPNMTKKYIETHPDANVEFKTTVIATTDGAYQPALDQALAAGGKDAPDIYAAESAFVLKYTQGDASSYAANYADLGLDDQLVKDAGIAPYSVDIGSKDGQLKGLGYQATGGAFIYRRSIAKDVFGTDDPATIKTAVGPGWDKFFDAAAKLKAKGYGIVSGDGDIWHPIENSSDKGWIVDGKLHIDPKREQFLDLSKKLKDNGYHNDTQDWTEAWYADMSGTGAKPVFGFFGPAWLINYVMNGQVKGTNGDWAVTEPPTGFFWGGTWLLANKDVTKNDAKTKAVSDFVKWVTLDTSDTGLQSYWANGTMKAGEQGTKDSVASSVVMAKSHGEVPLLGGQNMFDVFVPANANASGKNLTQFDETINKLWRDQVREFTAGKKDRAKAIETFKQQVKDQLGIESE, encoded by the coding sequence ATGAAACGTATGAAACGCGGTTTAGTCGGGATCTCCACACTCCTTGTCATGTCGTCTGCTCTTGCTGCATGCGGCAGCAATTCCAATTCTGGCTCCAATTCAACCAACGCAAACACAAATGCAAACGCTGCCAGCACGAACGCAAACACAACCACAAATACAACGCAAGCAGCCAACACGAACACAGAACCAGCCGCTAGCGGCGAGAAAGTCACCATCAACCTCTGGAGCTTCACGGATGAAATTCCGAACATGACCAAGAAGTATATCGAAACGCATCCTGACGCCAATGTGGAATTCAAAACGACGGTGATTGCTACGACCGATGGCGCCTACCAGCCTGCGCTTGACCAGGCTCTGGCTGCCGGCGGCAAAGATGCGCCGGACATTTATGCAGCCGAATCGGCGTTCGTGCTCAAATATACGCAAGGCGACGCATCCAGCTATGCCGCCAACTATGCGGACCTCGGCCTGGACGACCAGTTGGTGAAGGACGCAGGCATCGCCCCATACTCGGTAGATATCGGCAGCAAAGACGGCCAATTGAAAGGCCTTGGCTATCAAGCGACAGGCGGTGCGTTTATCTATCGCCGCTCCATTGCTAAGGATGTTTTCGGTACGGACGACCCGGCAACCATCAAAACGGCGGTAGGGCCTGGCTGGGATAAATTCTTCGATGCAGCCGCGAAGCTGAAAGCCAAAGGCTACGGCATCGTTTCCGGCGACGGCGATATTTGGCACCCGATCGAGAACAGCTCCGATAAGGGTTGGATTGTCGATGGCAAGCTCCATATCGATCCGAAGCGCGAGCAGTTCCTGGATCTCTCCAAGAAGCTGAAAGACAATGGCTATCACAACGATACGCAGGATTGGACGGAAGCTTGGTATGCGGATATGTCCGGCACCGGCGCCAAACCGGTCTTTGGTTTCTTCGGCCCCGCTTGGCTCATCAACTATGTCATGAACGGCCAAGTGAAAGGCACGAACGGCGACTGGGCAGTTACCGAGCCGCCGACAGGCTTCTTCTGGGGCGGTACCTGGCTCCTTGCCAACAAGGACGTAACGAAGAACGATGCCAAGACAAAAGCCGTTTCGGACTTTGTTAAATGGGTAACGCTCGATACCTCCGATACGGGCCTCCAATCGTACTGGGCGAACGGCACGATGAAGGCGGGCGAGCAGGGCACGAAGGACAGCGTCGCATCGTCCGTCGTCATGGCGAAGTCGCACGGCGAAGTACCGCTGCTCGGCGGCCAGAACATGTTCGACGTGTTCGTTCCGGCGAACGCCAACGCTTCAGGCAAGAACCTGACCCAGTTCGACGAAACGATCAACAAGCTCTGGCGCGATCAAGTACGCGAATTCACCGCGGGCAAGAAGGACCGGGCCAAAGCGATCGAAACCTTCAAACAGCAGGTCAAGGATCAGCTTGGCATCGAAAGCGAATAA
- a CDS encoding alcohol dehydrogenase yields the protein MRTMKAAVVNKPGDDFEIITKEIPEPHRGYVRIRVEACGICHSDQIVKEGVLPGIPYPRIPGHEVAGVIDKIGEGVTSWQVGQRVGVGWHGGQCFHCDSCRAGDFINCDNRLICGISYDGGYAEYMVAPQEAVALIPDELSTVDAAPLLCAGLTTFNALRNSGARPGDVVAIQGVGGLGHMALQYANKFGYKTVALSRGEDKRELAHQLGAHVYIDTATTDAGAELKKLGGARVILATAPNGKAMSSLVNGLARNGKMFIIAATQDPIVLSSGQMLMDQIAVQGWLTGHAKDAEDTLNFSALFNTMPMTEVYPLEEVNQAYNRMIEGDARFRVVLKM from the coding sequence ATGAGAACGATGAAAGCTGCAGTAGTAAATAAACCCGGTGATGATTTTGAAATAATCACAAAAGAAATACCGGAGCCGCATCGAGGTTATGTAAGGATTCGGGTTGAAGCGTGCGGAATTTGTCACAGTGACCAGATTGTAAAGGAAGGCGTACTTCCTGGAATACCCTATCCTAGGATTCCCGGGCATGAAGTCGCTGGCGTCATTGACAAAATTGGCGAAGGCGTCACGTCGTGGCAAGTCGGTCAACGAGTTGGTGTTGGCTGGCATGGGGGGCAGTGTTTCCACTGTGATTCGTGTCGTGCAGGCGACTTTATTAACTGCGACAATCGGTTGATCTGCGGCATTTCTTATGATGGCGGCTATGCCGAGTATATGGTGGCCCCCCAAGAAGCAGTTGCACTAATTCCGGATGAATTATCAACCGTTGACGCAGCGCCATTATTATGTGCAGGACTTACGACATTTAATGCTTTGCGAAACAGTGGGGCACGCCCTGGCGATGTCGTCGCTATACAAGGTGTTGGCGGCTTAGGCCACATGGCGCTGCAATACGCGAATAAATTCGGCTACAAGACAGTCGCTCTCTCGCGCGGAGAAGACAAGAGAGAATTGGCGCATCAACTGGGTGCGCATGTTTACATCGATACGGCTACTACTGACGCTGGTGCTGAATTGAAGAAATTAGGCGGAGCGCGCGTTATTTTGGCTACTGCCCCAAATGGTAAAGCGATGTCCTCCCTTGTGAATGGATTGGCGCGAAACGGAAAAATGTTTATTATCGCAGCGACGCAGGATCCCATTGTGTTATCGAGTGGACAAATGCTCATGGATCAAATAGCGGTACAAGGATGGCTCACTGGGCATGCGAAAGATGCTGAAGACACGCTAAACTTCAGCGCTCTCTTTAACACAATGCCGATGACTGAAGTTTATCCCCTCGAGGAAGTTAATCAAGCCTACAATAGAATGATCGAAGGGGACGCCAGATTCCGTGTCGTTCTTAAGATGTAA
- a CDS encoding LysR family transcriptional regulator, with protein MQVEWFRSFMESAKWKSLSKAADKLNLSQPALSKHIRQLEAAYDVELFRRTAAGVALTEAGSRFMEKIIPVLQSLETIEAEMRQYAAGPGYTLGSLPGIVTHLLPGRLRDYHASGYPITVKVRQTSIELREEMQEGVLDAALMDAAFVGGRLWSKELFTEGSIAILPEGHTLRGRNTLSLEELKDELFVFATQKCETHTQFRTVAENYGYRPDIKLEVDENNEFLLNVAVGTGITVLPELFRAEAELLGLHAVPLAVPELRRTVVLAARTADIGSKLYRMLSDKPIPTA; from the coding sequence ATGCAGGTGGAATGGTTCCGGAGTTTCATGGAATCGGCAAAATGGAAGAGCTTGTCCAAAGCTGCCGACAAACTTAACTTGTCCCAGCCGGCGCTCAGCAAGCACATTCGGCAGCTGGAAGCTGCCTACGACGTCGAGCTGTTCCGTCGAACCGCCGCAGGTGTAGCTTTGACGGAAGCCGGCAGTCGATTTATGGAGAAAATTATTCCTGTCTTACAGTCGCTTGAGACCATTGAAGCAGAAATGCGGCAATATGCGGCTGGGCCGGGCTATACGCTCGGCAGTCTTCCAGGCATCGTGACGCACTTACTCCCCGGACGGCTGCGCGATTACCACGCCTCCGGTTATCCGATTACAGTCAAGGTCCGGCAGACATCAATCGAGCTGCGAGAAGAAATGCAGGAAGGCGTTCTCGACGCCGCCCTCATGGATGCGGCTTTCGTCGGGGGACGGCTGTGGAGCAAGGAGCTGTTTACCGAAGGCTCTATAGCCATTCTTCCAGAAGGCCATACGCTTCGAGGACGAAACACGCTGAGCCTGGAGGAGCTGAAAGACGAGCTTTTCGTGTTTGCGACGCAAAAATGCGAAACCCACACACAGTTCAGAACGGTCGCGGAAAATTACGGCTACCGCCCCGACATTAAGCTGGAAGTTGACGAGAATAATGAATTTCTGCTCAACGTTGCCGTTGGCACCGGCATAACTGTGCTGCCCGAACTGTTTCGGGCTGAGGCGGAACTGCTAGGCTTGCACGCCGTACCCCTAGCAGTACCTGAATTGCGCCGTACAGTCGTTCTCGCCGCACGAACTGCCGATATAGGCTCGAAACTATACAGAATGCTGAGTGACAAGCCTATTCCGACCGCATGA